Proteins from a genomic interval of Scomber japonicus isolate fScoJap1 chromosome 10, fScoJap1.pri, whole genome shotgun sequence:
- the LOC128365727 gene encoding cathepsin S-like isoform X2, with the protein MLQVRKSLMLGSLLLVSMCVGTAAMFDSKQLDDHWDLWKTTHGKTYQDEVENTHRREFWEKNLMLITMHNLEASMGLHSYELGMNFMGDMTQEEVQQFLGGLTPPINLRRAPSSFLGNTGAHVPDTMDWREKGRVTSVKNQGRCASCWAFGAVGSLEGQLARTTGKLVDLSPQNLMDCSWEYGNNGCDGGNVLKAFQYVIDHGIESVASYPYEGRDGKCLHNPMNSAANCSDYVLLPEGDEEGLKKAVAIVGPISVAIDARHSSFHFYKSGVYNDPNCTKITTHAVLAVGYGTVDGQDYWLVKNSWGTSYGEEGYIRMARNNNQCGIALYPCYPIM; encoded by the exons GCCTGATGTTGGGGAGCCTGCTCCTTGTCTCCATGTGTGTTGGGACAGCAGCCATGTTTGACAGCAAACAGCTGGACGACCACTGGGACCTGTGGAAGACAACCCACGGGAAGACATACCAGGATGAG gtggAGAATACACACCGAAGGGAATTTTGGGAGAAGAACCTGATGCTCATCACCATGCACAACCTGGAGGCCTCCATGGGGCTTCACTCCTATGAACTGGGCATGAACTTCATGGGAGACATG ACACAAGAGGAGGTCCAGCAGTTCCTTGGTGGGCTCACTCCTCCCATTAACCTCAGGAGGGCGCCATCCTCTTTTCTGGGCAACACAGGTGCTCATGTACCAGACACCATGGACTGGAGAGAGAAGGGCCGTGTCACCAGTGTCAAGAAtcag GGTCGTTGTGCCTCTTGCTGGGCCTTCGGTGCTGTAGGTTCCCTGGAGGGTCAGTTAGCAAGGACAACAGGGAAGCTGGTAGACCTCAGCCCCCAAAACCTGATGGACTGTTCATGGGAATACGGCAACAACGGCTGCGACGGTGGCAACGTGCTCAAAGCCTTTCAGTACGTCATTGACCACGGCATCGAGTCTGTGGCTTCATACCCCTACGAAGGAAGG GACGGAAAGTGCCTCCACAACCCCATGAACAGTGCTGCCAACTGCTCCGATTATGTCTTGCTGCCTGAGGGGGACGAGGAGGGGCTGAAGAAGGCAGTTGCCATTGTCGGACCTATTTCAGTGGCGATTGATGCACGGCATTCCTCATTTCATTTCTACAAGAGTG GAGTGTACAATGACCCGAACTGCACTAAGATAACGACCCATGCAGTGTTAGCTGTGGGCTACGGGACAGTAGATGGACAAGACTACTGGCTGGTGAAGAACAG CTGGGGAACTAGTTATGGGGAAGAGGGCTACATCCGGATGGCACGTAACAACAACCAATGTGGCATCGCTCTGTACCCCTGCTACCCCATCATGTAG
- the LOC128365727 gene encoding cathepsin S-like isoform X1, with protein MMRMTDQGLMLGSLLLVSMCVGTAAMFDSKQLDDHWDLWKTTHGKTYQDEVENTHRREFWEKNLMLITMHNLEASMGLHSYELGMNFMGDMTQEEVQQFLGGLTPPINLRRAPSSFLGNTGAHVPDTMDWREKGRVTSVKNQGRCASCWAFGAVGSLEGQLARTTGKLVDLSPQNLMDCSWEYGNNGCDGGNVLKAFQYVIDHGIESVASYPYEGRDGKCLHNPMNSAANCSDYVLLPEGDEEGLKKAVAIVGPISVAIDARHSSFHFYKSGVYNDPNCTKITTHAVLAVGYGTVDGQDYWLVKNSWGTSYGEEGYIRMARNNNQCGIALYPCYPIM; from the exons GCCTGATGTTGGGGAGCCTGCTCCTTGTCTCCATGTGTGTTGGGACAGCAGCCATGTTTGACAGCAAACAGCTGGACGACCACTGGGACCTGTGGAAGACAACCCACGGGAAGACATACCAGGATGAG gtggAGAATACACACCGAAGGGAATTTTGGGAGAAGAACCTGATGCTCATCACCATGCACAACCTGGAGGCCTCCATGGGGCTTCACTCCTATGAACTGGGCATGAACTTCATGGGAGACATG ACACAAGAGGAGGTCCAGCAGTTCCTTGGTGGGCTCACTCCTCCCATTAACCTCAGGAGGGCGCCATCCTCTTTTCTGGGCAACACAGGTGCTCATGTACCAGACACCATGGACTGGAGAGAGAAGGGCCGTGTCACCAGTGTCAAGAAtcag GGTCGTTGTGCCTCTTGCTGGGCCTTCGGTGCTGTAGGTTCCCTGGAGGGTCAGTTAGCAAGGACAACAGGGAAGCTGGTAGACCTCAGCCCCCAAAACCTGATGGACTGTTCATGGGAATACGGCAACAACGGCTGCGACGGTGGCAACGTGCTCAAAGCCTTTCAGTACGTCATTGACCACGGCATCGAGTCTGTGGCTTCATACCCCTACGAAGGAAGG GACGGAAAGTGCCTCCACAACCCCATGAACAGTGCTGCCAACTGCTCCGATTATGTCTTGCTGCCTGAGGGGGACGAGGAGGGGCTGAAGAAGGCAGTTGCCATTGTCGGACCTATTTCAGTGGCGATTGATGCACGGCATTCCTCATTTCATTTCTACAAGAGTG GAGTGTACAATGACCCGAACTGCACTAAGATAACGACCCATGCAGTGTTAGCTGTGGGCTACGGGACAGTAGATGGACAAGACTACTGGCTGGTGAAGAACAG CTGGGGAACTAGTTATGGGGAAGAGGGCTACATCCGGATGGCACGTAACAACAACCAATGTGGCATCGCTCTGTACCCCTGCTACCCCATCATGTAG